A part of Paenibacillus sp. 481 genomic DNA contains:
- a CDS encoding SMI1/KNR4 family protein yields the protein MNNKYRTVDIVHGLKQRLHRYSLVVPNVYGVWHVARFSFHPPASTDQLRAFYEQHKFILHSDYIEFLKLHNGARLFSIGTDPGIEIFSLEQLAEQLEQKSPHHLTIARSQSTRFCIRNTAAGLYLAGNTGWVNYYLQMSFAQWLGHLITANGADFWNWKLAQPTPTH from the coding sequence GTGAACAACAAGTACAGAACCGTCGATATTGTACATGGACTCAAACAGCGGTTACATCGCTATTCCTTAGTTGTTCCGAACGTCTATGGAGTCTGGCACGTTGCTAGATTCTCATTCCACCCACCAGCATCCACAGATCAACTACGTGCCTTCTACGAGCAACACAAGTTTATACTTCATAGTGATTACATCGAATTTTTAAAGCTTCATAATGGGGCTAGGTTATTTAGTATCGGTACAGATCCTGGAATTGAAATATTCAGCTTAGAACAGTTGGCCGAACAGCTAGAACAAAAATCACCGCACCATCTTACCATAGCCCGAAGTCAGTCAACGAGATTCTGTATTCGAAATACAGCAGCAGGTTTATATTTGGCGGGTAATACGGGCTGGGTAAATTATTATTTGCAGATGAGCTTCGCCCAATGGCTCGGGCATTTGATCACCGCCAATGGTGCGGATTTTTGGAACTGGAAGCTTGCACAACCAACTCCAACACATTAG
- a CDS encoding HAD family hydrolase, whose amino-acid sequence MKAIVFDFDGLIIDTETVWYLAFKEVLQGYNVDFPLEVFVKCIGTDDAALHAFIEEKLGVESIEIIMNLTKENHKAKMELLDIREGVKEYLIEAQNLGLKIGLASSSSREWVEGFLKQLQILDYFEVIKTGDEVEKVKPDPTLYIKTLEALNINADEAVAFEDSANGARAAIAAGLKCVIVPNEVTKEINFEKFHLRINSMSEMSLTQVISHLS is encoded by the coding sequence ATTAAGGCAATCGTTTTTGATTTTGACGGCTTAATTATTGATACGGAAACGGTGTGGTATCTTGCTTTCAAAGAAGTGCTTCAGGGCTACAATGTGGATTTTCCTTTGGAGGTATTCGTTAAATGCATTGGCACGGATGATGCAGCGTTACATGCATTTATTGAAGAAAAGTTAGGTGTAGAAAGCATCGAAATAATTATGAATTTAACCAAAGAAAACCACAAAGCGAAAATGGAGCTACTGGATATCAGAGAAGGTGTGAAGGAATATCTGATTGAAGCTCAAAATCTAGGACTTAAAATAGGCTTGGCTTCAAGTTCTTCAAGGGAATGGGTTGAAGGATTTTTAAAACAACTTCAGATACTTGATTACTTCGAAGTAATCAAAACGGGTGACGAAGTCGAAAAAGTCAAACCAGACCCAACTTTGTACATAAAAACACTCGAAGCCTTGAATATTAACGCAGACGAAGCCGTAGCGTTCGAAGATTCAGCAAATGGGGCAAGAGCTGCAATAGCAGCGGGCTTAAAATGTGTGATTGTGCCAAATGAAGTGACAAAGGAAATCAACTTTGAAAAGTTTCACTTGAGAATAAATTCAATGAGTGAAATGAGTTTAACTCAGGTCATTTCACATCTATCATGA
- a CDS encoding leukocidin family pore-forming toxin, with translation MVKNRSVKKVTQLLLATVMSISILFPTSAVHATSAPAVVDIGKNAKTFTSYDVTDNRNPDNSVTLSTKVTVIDDPNADKKIAIINTSGSYMKANPIVNHEYIGPMNLRSTMKYPSEYHVGLKIEDPHAKFYSVTPTNENEVSRVTKTVSYGIGGSINVSEQPSFGIEARADWSDSISYDQPSYKTDLIKQDTKEVRWNVNYTGYQGYDRNSYHGLYGNQMFMWGRAYFGFANQNLIGIDSLSQLTKNGFSPSTISVVIVDKDYKGVTPVYLETEKKYDLYTLYQGTFGDIQWVGQNDKNVSSTSYGRYIEIDWNKNTAS, from the coding sequence ATGGTCAAAAATCGTTCTGTCAAAAAAGTTACGCAACTCCTTCTTGCAACCGTGATGTCCATCTCTATTTTGTTCCCAACATCTGCGGTTCACGCCACTTCGGCTCCAGCAGTCGTAGACATCGGCAAAAATGCAAAAACATTTACAAGCTATGATGTTACCGATAATAGAAATCCTGATAATTCCGTAACGTTGTCAACAAAAGTAACCGTCATTGATGATCCGAACGCGGACAAAAAAATAGCGATTATTAACACGAGCGGCAGTTACATGAAAGCGAATCCAATCGTGAACCACGAGTACATCGGTCCGATGAATTTGCGCTCTACGATGAAGTATCCTTCTGAATATCATGTGGGGTTAAAAATTGAAGATCCGCACGCGAAGTTTTACTCCGTAACGCCAACGAATGAAAACGAGGTGAGCCGTGTAACGAAGACGGTTAGCTACGGCATTGGCGGCAGCATTAATGTTTCGGAGCAGCCTTCGTTCGGGATCGAGGCTAGAGCAGACTGGTCGGATTCGATCAGCTACGACCAGCCTAGCTATAAGACAGATTTGATTAAGCAGGATACAAAAGAAGTTCGCTGGAACGTGAACTATACAGGCTACCAAGGGTATGATCGCAACTCCTATCACGGCTTGTATGGCAATCAAATGTTTATGTGGGGCCGCGCATACTTCGGCTTTGCGAATCAGAATCTGATTGGCATTGATTCCTTGTCCCAGCTGACAAAGAACGGCTTCTCCCCTTCTACGATTAGTGTCGTTATCGTAGACAAGGACTACAAAGGCGTAACTCCTGTCTATTTGGAGACAGAGAAAAAATATGACTTGTACACGTTGTACCAAGGTACATTTGGCGATATACAGTGGGTCGGTCAAAACGATAAAAATGTAAGCAGCACGTCATACGGCCGCTACATTGAAATCGATTGGAACAAGAACACGGCTAGTTAA
- a CDS encoding aspartyl-phosphate phosphatase Spo0E family protein, translated as MSLVQCSNEDMLLYKMNSLRKQLDRAVHEHQSLSDERVVQISQELDTYVLQFQKSVWSRITKREVLQ; from the coding sequence ATGAGCTTGGTACAGTGCAGTAACGAAGATATGTTGCTATACAAAATGAACAGCCTAAGGAAGCAGCTGGATAGGGCTGTACATGAACACCAGAGCTTGAGTGACGAGCGAGTCGTGCAAATTAGCCAAGAACTTGATACTTATGTACTACAGTTTCAAAAGAGTGTATGGTCACGAATTACGAAAAGGGAGGTTCTACAATGA
- the bla gene encoding subclass B1 metallo-beta-lactamase, translating to MKSRKQQSLYKKIAALALTMLVTASLTACSGGQTDPASDTIKLQAMPTKLSSFSGLVTEIKSMDNKVILKKAGKNVWIHTSYKSINGNKVPANGLIVQTKQGIVLLDATWSDKLAGQLVHMIESYFKQKVVLAIVTHAHEDRMGGVSGLIERDIEVRSTDMTARLAKEAGYAEPNAFLDGEPQFMVGGTQFEVFYPGEGHGKDNVVVWLPQTNTLFGGCLVLGQDAKALGNVADANMAEWPESLLRVKHKYGQAKLVVPGHGKWGNAGLLNRSIELVSKSNNT from the coding sequence ATGAAATCGAGGAAACAGCAATCGTTATATAAAAAAATAGCAGCTCTGGCACTAACCATGCTTGTTACAGCGAGCTTAACCGCGTGCAGCGGTGGGCAGACGGATCCAGCATCCGACACGATCAAGCTTCAGGCGATGCCGACCAAGTTGAGCTCTTTTTCCGGACTAGTGACTGAAATTAAGAGCATGGATAACAAAGTGATCTTAAAAAAAGCAGGCAAAAATGTATGGATACATACGAGCTATAAATCGATAAATGGGAACAAAGTGCCTGCCAATGGCCTGATTGTGCAGACCAAGCAAGGCATCGTACTCCTAGATGCGACTTGGAGCGATAAGCTGGCAGGGCAACTTGTTCATATGATTGAGTCGTATTTTAAGCAAAAAGTTGTACTCGCTATTGTAACTCATGCGCATGAGGATCGAATGGGCGGCGTTAGTGGTTTGATTGAACGCGACATTGAGGTGCGAAGCACGGATATGACGGCAAGGCTGGCGAAAGAAGCGGGCTATGCAGAGCCAAACGCATTCTTGGATGGGGAGCCGCAGTTTATGGTAGGCGGGACACAGTTTGAAGTGTTCTATCCCGGCGAGGGGCATGGCAAGGATAATGTGGTCGTGTGGCTACCGCAAACGAATACGTTGTTCGGCGGTTGTTTAGTGCTTGGGCAAGATGCCAAGGCGCTAGGGAATGTAGCCGATGCGAATATGGCGGAATGGCCAGAATCGTTGCTACGCGTCAAACATAAGTATGGGCAAGCCAAACTTGTCGTTCCTGGTCACGGTAAATGGGGGAACGCCGGGCTATTGAACCGTTCGATTGAGTTAGTGAGCAAGAGCAATAACACATAG
- a CDS encoding helix-turn-helix transcriptional regulator, which produces MKQPRKWLIQHRGARTQIEVAKMSLIQRSSYSNIENGRRMPSVSVAMRIGQALNFEWTRFFEGGDSLACDEVKATSTPNRRSH; this is translated from the coding sequence ATGAAGCAGCCACGCAAATGGCTCATCCAACATCGCGGGGCTAGGACACAAATCGAGGTCGCAAAGATGTCGTTGATCCAACGCAGCTCTTATTCCAATATTGAAAATGGTAGGCGGATGCCGAGTGTTTCTGTAGCTATGCGTATCGGACAAGCACTAAATTTTGAATGGACACGTTTCTTTGAAGGGGGTGATTCACTTGCTTGTGACGAAGTAAAGGCTACGTCTACCCCAAATAGACGCAGCCATTAA
- a CDS encoding helix-turn-helix domain-containing protein has translation MSPGPLHYSSISDLLKQRRAEMNISLRRLAVLSQIDKGHISKIENGEVKQPEFATVYRITSAMGISFEETVEHYIEASSRSDELIRILEEAITKSNTKLLAKISNKYLQSTQEDSYEAVEKLYNITMNQDSPTTKLALYKVIKNYSRDHGVMPYLAKGMYQEYLIERDDFTRLKKTYEMGRRILQFTQFLSESESVTFYYKLGVHAYNLRLFEDSIELCSKVLDQEPSLSKIKVDSTGIIVDSHDHLGNYDSCNAYLEQYSKYTAAFPYVQNHVEVTTASLYTRKGDTQAAISILEKCLENCNDNSLLHVVNKLVGLHLRSEDLSRINELLKLEEKILAITYRTPYKQIELAHFYKLKGQYNIIVGDIIHGVNCFIESGTRYAKVNDYENERHCLSLVLDLHIKHGALLGNTALEMLRNLFNIKEESLT, from the coding sequence ATGTCCCCCGGTCCGCTGCATTATTCATCTATAAGCGACCTCCTTAAACAACGTAGAGCGGAAATGAATATATCATTAAGGCGGCTTGCAGTACTTTCCCAAATTGATAAAGGCCATATTTCTAAGATTGAAAATGGTGAAGTTAAACAGCCCGAATTTGCGACAGTATATCGAATTACGAGTGCAATGGGTATTTCATTTGAGGAAACGGTGGAACATTATATTGAAGCATCATCACGATCCGATGAGCTTATTAGGATTCTAGAAGAAGCAATTACTAAATCAAACACGAAACTCCTGGCTAAAATATCGAATAAGTATCTCCAATCTACTCAAGAGGATAGCTACGAAGCTGTCGAGAAGCTATACAACATCACTATGAATCAAGATTCCCCCACAACAAAACTTGCATTATACAAAGTAATTAAAAATTACTCTCGTGATCATGGGGTTATGCCCTACCTAGCAAAAGGGATGTATCAAGAGTATTTAATTGAACGAGATGACTTTACCAGATTAAAAAAGACATACGAAATGGGTAGACGTATATTACAATTCACACAGTTTCTATCTGAATCAGAGAGCGTAACCTTTTATTATAAACTGGGGGTTCACGCCTACAATTTGCGATTGTTCGAAGATAGTATTGAACTGTGCAGTAAAGTCCTCGATCAAGAACCATCACTTAGCAAAATTAAAGTTGATTCTACTGGAATAATAGTTGATTCGCACGATCATCTGGGTAATTATGATTCGTGCAATGCATACTTGGAGCAGTATAGTAAATACACAGCCGCATTCCCGTACGTTCAAAATCATGTCGAAGTCACGACCGCATCACTGTATACCAGAAAAGGTGACACACAAGCTGCCATATCGATTCTGGAAAAATGCTTAGAGAATTGCAACGATAATTCGTTGCTGCATGTAGTGAACAAACTTGTAGGGTTACACCTTAGAAGTGAAGATTTGTCTCGAATCAATGAGTTGCTAAAACTGGAAGAAAAGATACTTGCAATTACTTATAGAACGCCGTATAAACAAATTGAGCTTGCCCATTTCTACAAGTTAAAAGGGCAATACAATATTATAGTTGGCGATATCATACATGGTGTTAATTGTTTTATTGAAAGTGGTACTAGGTATGCAAAGGTTAACGATTACGAGAACGAGCGTCATTGCTTGAGCTTGGTTTTAGACTTACATATCAAACATGGTGCTTTATTAGGAAATACAGCTTTAGAAATGCTCAGGAATTTGTTTAATATTAAGGAGGAATCACTAACATGA
- a CDS encoding FHA domain-containing protein, producing the protein MESFACLYIINGEPYTANERMNLTKDETIIGRAGKDSAPDISFANAYISRQHAVIHYKQNQAYITDLGSKHGTEVGGMMLKPFTPYLLNHSDAIRLSKGMVELHLAYNFVDYTMELAPISVPSSDQLLEPTDDLNNAFFLDAEKGVCSIQGSEITLSQKEWCLLHLLHANLNSFVSLDQIKREVWPERVIDDLPHVGLEEVNSLVYRVRRKAQGALHIKSVRGRGYILELQLQVHA; encoded by the coding sequence ATGGAGTCATTTGCCTGTCTCTACATCATAAACGGGGAGCCGTATACGGCGAATGAACGAATGAACTTAACGAAGGATGAAACGATCATTGGACGAGCTGGTAAAGATTCAGCCCCTGACATTTCGTTCGCCAACGCCTATATTTCCCGTCAGCACGCCGTCATTCATTACAAACAGAATCAAGCTTATATTACGGATCTTGGCAGTAAGCACGGTACAGAAGTAGGCGGCATGATGTTAAAGCCGTTTACACCTTATTTGCTGAATCACTCGGACGCGATCCGACTGTCTAAAGGCATGGTTGAGCTGCATCTGGCATACAACTTTGTGGATTACACGATGGAATTAGCGCCCATTTCGGTGCCAAGTTCCGATCAGCTGCTAGAGCCAACTGATGATTTGAACAACGCATTTTTCTTGGATGCGGAAAAAGGAGTTTGTTCCATCCAAGGCTCTGAAATTACCCTCTCGCAAAAAGAGTGGTGCCTGCTTCACCTACTGCACGCGAATTTGAACAGCTTTGTTTCGCTGGACCAAATTAAACGGGAAGTGTGGCCGGAGCGCGTCATCGACGACCTCCCGCATGTGGGGCTCGAGGAAGTCAACTCACTCGTATATCGAGTGCGTCGCAAAGCGCAAGGTGCGCTGCACATTAAGTCGGTGCGAGGACGGGGCTACATATTGGAACTTCAGCTGCAAGTTCACGCGTAA
- the bla gene encoding subclass B1 metallo-beta-lactamase, with amino-acid sequence MIILKSAKLLKTGVCAALLGGSIFAGGTMQTYAHATETVEKVEHTTNKNQVNDVSIKQLKPNVWMHTSIGVIGGNRIPANGLILETSKGLVLIDTPWNDELTEQLLQLLKKQFPKKEVTTAIVTHAHDDRVGGMKTLSNKGVKVHSTPLTADLAEQQGFKRPLGDLKNVSKLQFGDVKVETFYPGKGHTEDNIVVWLPQHKMLFGGCLVKSLDSKSIVQTPGSYVAEWPQAIKKVSKKYNGIKAVVPGHGDSGDARLLTHTIDLLKATN; translated from the coding sequence ATGATTATTTTGAAAAGTGCAAAGTTGTTAAAAACAGGGGTCTGCGCAGCATTATTAGGTGGGAGTATCTTTGCGGGTGGAACGATGCAGACATATGCGCATGCGACAGAAACAGTAGAAAAAGTAGAGCATACAACGAACAAAAATCAAGTGAATGATGTATCTATTAAGCAGCTTAAACCGAATGTATGGATGCATACAAGCATTGGGGTAATCGGTGGAAATCGTATCCCTGCCAATGGATTGATTCTTGAGACATCTAAAGGCTTAGTGCTTATTGATACACCTTGGAATGATGAGCTTACCGAGCAGTTGCTGCAACTGTTAAAGAAGCAATTTCCTAAAAAAGAAGTCACAACCGCCATTGTCACACATGCCCACGATGATCGTGTAGGAGGCATGAAGACACTAAGTAATAAAGGGGTCAAGGTACATAGCACACCGCTAACTGCTGATTTAGCCGAGCAGCAAGGGTTTAAACGACCACTTGGGGACTTAAAGAACGTGTCCAAGCTGCAGTTTGGCGATGTAAAGGTGGAAACGTTCTACCCGGGAAAAGGGCACACGGAAGATAATATCGTCGTGTGGTTGCCACAGCATAAGATGCTATTTGGAGGATGTTTAGTAAAGTCCTTGGATTCGAAATCAATCGTGCAGACGCCCGGCTCGTATGTGGCGGAATGGCCACAAGCCATCAAAAAAGTAAGTAAGAAATACAACGGCATCAAGGCTGTTGTGCCTGGTCATGGAGATTCAGGAGATGCACGCTTATTGACGCACACCATAGACTTACTTAAAGCAACGAACTAG
- a CDS encoding winged helix-turn-helix domain-containing protein, translating to MKEVVVMAGRHEFITLEKDCYIDIDRSLIIKNEQQIPLSRLELRLLQRLARNMGEVVPFNTLIAHVWCSDEECGYFDIQKLHVFIYRLRSKIEDNPQQPKYIVRARKLGYVLNQK from the coding sequence ATGAAGGAAGTGGTTGTAATGGCTGGAAGGCACGAGTTTATCACGTTGGAAAAAGACTGCTACATTGACATCGACAGGTCTTTAATCATCAAAAATGAGCAGCAAATTCCCTTGTCTCGCCTAGAGCTTAGACTACTGCAAAGACTTGCAAGGAATATGGGAGAGGTAGTGCCTTTTAACACTTTGATTGCTCATGTGTGGTGTAGTGACGAAGAGTGTGGCTATTTTGACATTCAGAAGCTACATGTGTTTATATACCGCCTCCGCAGCAAGATAGAGGACAATCCCCAACAACCTAAATACATTGTTAGGGCTAGAAAGTTGGGGTATGTTCTTAATCAAAAATGA
- a CDS encoding ring-cleaving dioxygenase yields the protein MTLRTAGIHHITAFAKHPQDNVNFYAGILGLRLVKKTINFDAPDVYHLYFGNEEGSPGTIMTFFPWPDSRRGRIGGGQVGVTTFIVPPGSLSFWEERLKRFNVSVMKAARFSEQYLQFTDKEGLRLELVERAVGANSKWSFGGVPTDKAIKGFGGAVLFSINPLQTIEVLENVLGLQKVGEHAGCVRFQAAGEFGNLIDVSSTKLERGIGGAGTVHHIAWRAKDVQEHEQWRSKVEQHGFKPTPIMDRQYFQALYFREAGGILFEIATDEPGFARDEEHDALGESLMLPPWLEERRAEIAANLLPVEVRTLK from the coding sequence ATGACTTTACGCACAGCGGGCATTCATCATATTACGGCCTTTGCTAAACACCCTCAGGACAATGTCAACTTCTATGCGGGCATACTTGGTTTGCGACTCGTTAAGAAGACGATTAATTTCGATGCGCCAGACGTATACCATCTCTATTTTGGCAACGAGGAAGGAAGTCCGGGGACGATTATGACGTTCTTTCCTTGGCCGGATTCGCGTCGAGGCCGGATTGGCGGTGGTCAGGTAGGAGTTACTACCTTTATCGTGCCACCGGGTTCACTTTCATTTTGGGAAGAGCGCTTGAAACGGTTTAACGTTTCGGTTATGAAGGCGGCAAGATTTTCGGAACAATATTTACAGTTTACCGATAAGGAAGGCTTGCGGCTCGAACTCGTCGAGCGTGCTGTAGGTGCGAATAGCAAGTGGTCGTTCGGTGGCGTACCGACGGATAAGGCGATAAAAGGGTTTGGCGGTGCTGTGCTATTCAGCATTAATCCACTTCAAACGATCGAAGTGCTTGAGAACGTCCTTGGCTTGCAAAAAGTTGGCGAGCATGCAGGCTGTGTTCGCTTTCAAGCTGCTGGTGAGTTTGGCAACCTGATTGATGTTTCATCAACGAAGCTGGAGCGAGGCATTGGTGGAGCAGGTACAGTCCATCACATTGCATGGCGTGCCAAAGACGTTCAGGAGCATGAGCAGTGGCGGAGTAAAGTTGAGCAGCATGGCTTCAAGCCGACACCAATTATGGATCGACAATATTTCCAAGCGCTATATTTTCGTGAGGCAGGCGGCATTTTGTTCGAAATAGCTACCGATGAACCCGGCTTTGCACGTGATGAAGAGCATGATGCACTTGGTGAATCTCTTATGCTGCCACCATGGCTTGAAGAGCGTCGCGCCGAGATTGCAGCGAACTTACTACCGGTTGAAGTAAGAACACTAAAATAA
- a CDS encoding alpha/beta hydrolase, whose product MQHIFQKGTDLTAPTLLLLHGTGGTERDLLPLAQEISPQSSVLSVRGNVLENGMPRFFRRLAEGVFDEQDLIFRTKELNDFLDQAAVDYEFDRNNVVAVGYSNGANIAGSLLFHYKDALKGAILHHPMVPRRGIELPDLTGTAVFIAAGKNDPLIRAGESEDLEQLLSTAGATAKLHWENSGHQLTYSEVDAAAAWFKAQYLQ is encoded by the coding sequence ATGCAACATATTTTTCAAAAAGGAACTGACCTAACAGCACCAACGCTTTTGCTACTTCACGGAACAGGCGGTACAGAGCGTGATTTGCTGCCACTTGCCCAAGAAATTTCACCACAATCGTCCGTATTAAGTGTCAGAGGAAACGTATTGGAAAATGGGATGCCACGCTTCTTCAGACGTTTGGCAGAAGGTGTGTTTGATGAGCAGGATCTCATATTCCGTACGAAAGAATTGAACGATTTCCTCGATCAGGCTGCTGTTGATTATGAATTTGATCGCAACAATGTTGTCGCTGTTGGCTATTCCAACGGGGCGAATATCGCAGGTAGCTTGCTGTTCCACTATAAAGATGCGTTGAAGGGCGCGATTCTGCATCATCCGATGGTGCCGCGTAGAGGCATTGAGTTGCCTGATTTAACTGGAACAGCCGTCTTTATCGCGGCAGGTAAGAACGATCCGCTAATTAGAGCGGGCGAATCGGAAGATTTGGAGCAACTGCTAAGCACCGCGGGTGCGACGGCTAAATTGCACTGGGAAAATTCCGGTCATCAGTTGACGTATTCGGAAGTTGATGCGGCAGCGGCTTGGTTTAAGGCGCAATATTTGCAATAA
- a CDS encoding flavin reductase family protein, whose amino-acid sequence MISIDPAMQSDHDNYKLLIGSVVPRPIAFVTTLAEDGVLNAAPFSFFSIVSSAPPMLSVSVQRKQGVMKDTARNAIATGELVIHIVDESVVEAVNVTAANLPPHESEVALAGLTPVTSESIRVPGIAEAKIRMECVLERSIPLGGSDEASPACDLLIARVVRFQLAEEIYEHGRIHAAKLNPVSRMAGNDYATLGKLFSIDRPQ is encoded by the coding sequence ATGATTTCTATTGATCCAGCCATGCAAAGCGACCACGATAATTATAAGCTGCTCATTGGCAGTGTTGTGCCACGGCCGATTGCTTTTGTCACGACATTAGCGGAGGATGGGGTGCTGAATGCAGCTCCCTTTAGCTTTTTTTCGATCGTATCGAGTGCGCCGCCGATGTTGTCGGTATCTGTACAGCGCAAGCAAGGCGTGATGAAAGATACGGCGAGAAATGCAATCGCAACAGGGGAACTGGTTATCCACATTGTCGATGAGTCGGTGGTCGAGGCTGTCAATGTGACAGCGGCTAACTTGCCGCCGCACGAAAGTGAGGTAGCTTTAGCTGGCTTAACGCCAGTCACGAGTGAGTCTATACGCGTACCTGGTATCGCTGAAGCGAAGATTAGAATGGAATGTGTGCTTGAACGTTCCATACCGCTTGGTGGCAGCGACGAGGCATCGCCTGCTTGTGATTTGTTAATTGCCCGTGTAGTCCGCTTTCAACTCGCAGAAGAGATATATGAACATGGCCGCATCCACGCGGCGAAGCTCAATCCAGTCAGTCGGATGGCCGGAAATGATTACGCGACGCTTGGGAAATTATTTTCGATTGATCGCCCCCAATAA